One part of the Microlunatus elymi genome encodes these proteins:
- a CDS encoding YqgE/AlgH family protein yields MPGPKAGSLLVASVLLTDGIFNQSVVLILDSDADGALGVILNEISQTPLDAVLPDWLPVVSEPKYLFHGGPVSPNGAICLASVADPKEEPPGWRRMFERVGLLHLDTPVEIVRGAYRDLRIFAGYAGWSPGQLEEEIAEGTWHVLAATYSDVFSARPLNLWRTVLRRQPDELSYFSTWTEDPELN; encoded by the coding sequence GTGCCGGGGCCCAAGGCCGGCTCGCTGCTGGTCGCGAGTGTGCTGCTCACCGACGGTATCTTCAACCAGTCGGTGGTGTTGATCTTGGACTCCGACGCCGACGGGGCACTCGGAGTGATCTTGAACGAGATCTCCCAGACGCCACTCGACGCCGTGCTGCCGGACTGGTTGCCGGTGGTGTCCGAGCCGAAGTACCTCTTCCACGGCGGACCGGTATCACCCAACGGCGCGATCTGCCTGGCCAGCGTGGCCGATCCGAAGGAGGAACCGCCCGGCTGGCGCAGGATGTTCGAACGGGTGGGCCTGCTGCACTTGGACACCCCGGTCGAGATCGTCCGCGGCGCCTACCGCGACCTGCGGATCTTCGCCGGCTACGCCGGCTGGTCGCCGGGTCAACTGGAGGAAGAGATCGCCGAAGGCACCTGGCATGTCCTCGCGGCCACCTACAGCGACGTCTTCTCCGCCCGCCCGCTCAACCTCTGGCGTACGGTGCTCCGCCGCCAGCCCGATGAACTGTCCTACTTCTCAACCTGGACTGAAGATCCGGAGCTCAATTAA
- a CDS encoding NAD-dependent malic enzyme: MSALPSVSYSITVRLEMPAGGASVSGLTTAVEQAGGSVTALDVTASGHERLRIDVTCAARDTDHADELVEVMRTVPGVVIGKVSDRTFLAHIGGKIAMNSKRPIRNRDDLSMIYTPGVARVSSAIAKNPEDARRLTIKRNSVAVITDGSAVLGLGNVGPYAALPVMEGKAALFKRFADIDAWPLCLDTQDVEEIITVVRSVAPGFAGINLEDISAPRCFEIEARLREQLDIPVFHDDQHGTAIVVLAALINALRVVGKRIEDVRIVMSGAGAAGTAIIHLLLAAGAQNLVVSDIDGVVHTGRPGIEGELAWVAEHTNKIGMTGTLKEAVVDADVFIGVSAPDVLTGEDVSRMADQAIVFALANPDPEVDPAEASQYAAVVATGRSDFPNQINNVLAFPGVFRGLLDAQSNEVTTPMLVAAAHALAGVVSDDELNAAYITPSVFHSDVHTAVAAAVRTAAGGPAELPKDTEVE; this comes from the coding sequence GTGAGCGCACTCCCGTCGGTTTCCTACTCCATCACCGTACGACTCGAGATGCCTGCCGGTGGCGCCTCGGTCAGCGGGCTGACGACCGCCGTCGAACAGGCCGGCGGCAGCGTCACCGCGCTCGACGTCACGGCATCGGGCCACGAGCGATTGCGCATCGACGTCACCTGCGCGGCCCGGGACACCGATCACGCCGACGAGCTCGTCGAGGTGATGCGCACGGTGCCGGGCGTGGTGATCGGCAAGGTCAGTGATCGAACGTTCCTGGCACACATCGGCGGCAAGATCGCGATGAACTCCAAGCGCCCGATCCGTAACCGTGATGATCTTTCGATGATCTACACCCCCGGTGTCGCGCGGGTGTCGTCGGCGATCGCGAAGAACCCCGAGGACGCCCGCCGGCTGACGATCAAGCGCAACAGCGTTGCGGTGATCACCGACGGCTCGGCGGTGCTGGGCCTGGGCAACGTCGGCCCGTACGCGGCGCTGCCGGTGATGGAAGGCAAGGCCGCGCTCTTCAAGCGATTTGCCGACATCGACGCCTGGCCGCTGTGCCTGGACACCCAGGACGTGGAAGAGATCATCACCGTGGTGCGGTCGGTGGCGCCGGGATTCGCCGGCATCAATCTGGAGGACATCTCGGCGCCCCGGTGCTTCGAAATCGAAGCCAGGTTGAGAGAACAGCTCGACATTCCGGTCTTCCACGATGATCAACACGGCACCGCGATCGTGGTGCTGGCGGCCTTGATCAACGCGCTGCGAGTGGTGGGCAAGCGGATCGAGGACGTACGGATCGTGATGTCCGGAGCCGGTGCGGCCGGCACCGCGATCATCCATCTGTTGCTGGCCGCGGGGGCGCAGAATCTCGTGGTCTCCGACATCGACGGCGTGGTGCACACCGGCCGGCCGGGGATCGAGGGCGAGCTGGCCTGGGTGGCCGAGCACACCAACAAGATCGGGATGACCGGCACGCTGAAGGAAGCCGTGGTCGATGCCGACGTCTTCATCGGCGTCTCGGCACCGGACGTGCTGACCGGCGAGGACGTGTCCCGGATGGCTGATCAGGCGATCGTGTTCGCGCTGGCCAATCCGGATCCGGAGGTCGACCCGGCCGAGGCCAGCCAGTACGCGGCCGTGGTGGCGACCGGACGCTCCGATTTTCCCAACCAGATCAACAATGTGCTGGCCTTCCCGGGGGTCTTCCGCGGCCTGCTGGACGCCCAGTCGAACGAGGTCACCACGCCGATGCTGGTCGCGGCCGCGCACGCGTTGGCCGGCGTGGTCAGCGACGACGAGCTGAACGCCGCCTACATCACGCCGAGCGTCTTCCACTCCGACGTACACACCGCGGTGGCGGCCGCTGTCCGGACCGCCGCCGGTGGACCGGCCGAACTGCCCAAGGACACCGAGGTCGAGTAG